GGTATTCCTGTTGATAAAAGCTGTATGGGTGTCTGAGGGTGAGAATAAACCTACTCTCCAGCAAAGTGGTTGTTTTTTGATCAGGTACATTGGCCCCGTAAAAGCACCCAGCAGCAGTCCTTTGCGTCAAGTGCAAATCTAATAAATTCAAGGTATTAGACGGCTTGTTCCGCACGCTGAATGTTTTATCCCTGATTTCTGTGGAGCGACCTGTGGATAAGCTGAGCGGTAGTGGCCACAGGCTACAGAGGACGGGGGATGCAGAGGATTGATCGTAATTTGTTCAGTGGTGAGTGGCGGGCGTACCTCGCGATACGCCCGTCATTTCAGCCTGCCAGCAGCCAAGCACCACTGAGTGCAGTGACTGCACCCAGAATGCGGACCAAAGGTGCGGCCGCTTGAGGCAACAGGCGAACCAGCAGGTAACCACAGCCGTGCAGTGCAGCCGTCGCCGCAACAAAACCTATGGCATAGCCCCATGGGCTGCTGGCATCAGGTAGTTCCAGACCGTGTGCAACACCGTGGGTGAGGGCGAAGAGAGCTGTCAGGCTTAGGGCAATTGCCATTGGCAGCCGAATTGCTACGGCAACCAGTAAGCCGAATGCCAGAACGGAGGCGGCAATGCCGGTTTCCATCAAGGGAATCTCAACTCCGGCAAAGCCCAGCAAACCGCCCACCAGCATGCTGCAGACAAACGTCAGGGGC
The Pseudomonas mendocina DNA segment above includes these coding regions:
- a CDS encoding HupE/UreJ family protein, producing the protein MKRSTSLLGLTLLLSPALAFAHPGHEQHAGLLAGLTHPLFGLDHLLAMLAVGLWAAQQSGAARWALPLTFVCSMLVGGLLGFAGVEIPLMETGIAASVLAFGLLVAVAIRLPMAIALSLTALFALTHGVAHGLELPDASSPWGYAIGFVAATAALHGCGYLLVRLLPQAAAPLVRILGAVTALSGAWLLAG